The Acidobacteriota bacterium genome segment GAAGGCGCTGGCCATTGGAAACCCCTTCGGCCTGCAGGGAACCCTGACGGTGGGGGTGATCAGTTCCCTGCAGCGGTCGATTCAAGACCAAAGAGGCCGGCTGATCGATGACGTCATCCAGACCGACGCCGCCATCAACCCGGGGAACTCCGGAGGTCCCTTGCTCAACGCCCGGGGCGAGATGATCGGCATCAATACCCAGATCTTTTCTACCAGCGGCGGCAGCATCGGAATCGGCTTCGCCGTGCCGGTGGACACTGCCAGGCGAATCATTCCCGACCTGATCTCGACTGGAAGGGTGCGGCGCCCCTTCGCACGCCTGGAGGGCTATCGCATCACCCCGCGGCTGGCCCGGGTCCTGGATCTTCCGGTGACTCAGGGTGTCCTGGTGGCCCGTACGGCCAATGGAGACTCCTTTTCCGAAGCGGGGGTCCGGGGCGGGCGACGGACCTATCGAGTCGGCAACAGAAGGCTCCTCCTGGGAGGTGACATCATCGTGGAGGCCGACGGTCAAACGGTCGACTCCATTGCGCGCCTGAGACTGATCGTGGGCAAGAGACGTCCCGGAGAGGCCATCGATCTCAGGATTTACCGCGACGGTCAGCCCATGACTCTCGCCATGACCCTGCTGGAACGGCCTCGTTACTTGTAGGAGAGAATTGCGGACCGACTGGGCGCCTTCAGTTCCGGCAACCCGGTCAGACCAATCGGAGACATGGTGCAACCGGGCAAGAACCGACTCTTGAAAACGCCCCTGATTCTGGCGGGAGCCGTGGTCGGCCTGGGCATACTGATCTATTTCTTCGCCAACTTTCGGGAAGAGCGTGCCGTGCAAAGG includes the following:
- a CDS encoding trypsin-like peptidase domain-containing protein; the protein is MKLTLRLSTLVLLLALASALTWLLGRSSREDLRPAPYPGQSASVVAAPLPDGPLSQDESENIEIYRRVSPGVVNITSTTLGFDFFFSAVPQQGSGSGSIIDAQGHILTNYHVIEEARLLEVTLLTEERKFEAKVIGADPPNDLAIIKIDPASAPLTVVPLGDSADLRVGQKALAIGNPFGLQGTLTVGVISSLQRSIQDQRGRLIDDVIQTDAAINPGNSGGPLLNARGEMIGINTQIFSTSGGSIGIGFAVPVDTARRIIPDLISTGRVRRPFARLEGYRITPRLARVLDLPVTQGVLVARTANGDSFSEAGVRGGRRTYRVGNRRLLLGGDIIVEADGQTVDSIARLRLIVGKRRPGEAIDLRIYRDGQPMTLAMTLLERPRYL